Part of the Cydia pomonella isolate Wapato2018A chromosome 20, ilCydPomo1, whole genome shotgun sequence genome is shown below.
TAATCTTTTGGGGTTGCCTAATTTACGTTTAAGGTTACAAATATACAACTAAGAtagaaacatgagatattaaagaaaacaacgttgtttccatacttttggccttgggtgtatgtaaataaatacatgtttagttagtttttttaatcatttgtaTTCACATAATTAGTTTACCTATacttaattgtaaataatttaaacacagCTTTGATCAAACCTTGTTATACatttaaaacacattttaaaatgaattatttacTCACGCCAGACCAAGTAAGACAAATGAAGAGCTTAAGCATAGTAAGTATAGGTACGCTCAAGAATCTCaagattttcaaaattatctatTTCCCGTTATTTCTCTGACTCCAATGTATGGTCGAGTACATAAACATCATTTCATTCCGTTCCAAGCTAacattcaataaatatatttacgcGACCTTATAGTGTCTTAgaggtatgtacatatatacatttatatttaggacgttggcttgtaaagatgttagTGAACTCGTCTGTACATCATTATTATActacaaaaactatttatatttgtaacaccatcatacaaaaataataccaaCTTTCGTTTTGACTACACACCATAAAATTATAGTGACCCTTAGCAGCCGCAGTCATATCATTACCATGCCTAGAGTATTCTAGAATTAAGAACCAACGGCTTGAAGAAATTCGCCGTTGCCAATAAACTTCGTCCACCGCTTTTCAAACTCGAATACAATCTTTTCTTTATCAGGATACGTACTATAATACAAAGAATTTAAAGCGAGCTTCTTCAAAAGCCTCAAGTCAGCACGACGACTGGCCACTCCCAAGAACGTCAAATAGAAGTCATGAGACATAGGGTCCGCCTCCCACACTCCCGGGTCGTCGCTGGACAGCACTACAGGCATACCCTCAGCGAGGAACGTCGCTAAAGGATGATTCCTCACATCTTCAACCAATTTCAAAACATGGTTAGACACAACGTTGACTTCCAGTGCTATTCCTCTTTTCTTAACTTCTTCTTTCAGAAGTGGATGCTTAGCTATAGCGTAACCGTGTCCTATACGTTTCGTATTCAAGACTAGAGCGTCAAAAATGTTCTCATCGCTTAAACCTTGCCAATTAGTCTCACCAGCATGGAGGAAGTAATCCAATTCGTCAGCAGCATCAAGTAACTCTggcaaataatttattaaagatgGAGCTGTATCTTCTTGGCCCACCAGGTCAAAACCAGCGAAGAAACCAGGTAATTTCTTTTTAATGATTTTCGCTGTTCGAATATACTTTTTCACTGTATCTGAGTTTCCCATTTTTAAAGGTGCATATATTAATCTAACCCCGAAAAAATCTGGATAGTCACGCACAAACTCGTCTAGCACTTTTTTGTATATCTCCGCCGTCGCGACGGCATCATAAGTGTTACCGTCTAAATCGTACAACTCTGGCAAAACACTTCGCATTTCAATATACATGACGTTATCTTCTCTGAATGCTTTCAAAGTATCATAGAAGTATCTCTCCCAAAGTGGTTTATAGTACATCAACCCACTGGTACTGATGAAATAATTTTGGAATTTCGACCACACTTTATTAATGTCAGTATAAACTTCTAGAGGCTTGTCAATAACGATAGTGAAGTGTTTTCTGAGATTAGCATCGAATTTTTCAACATTGCCAGATGAATATCTGATGTTTTTCAGTAATTGCCATTGGTTACCACATGGCGAAGTGGGTGTGTCACGTGAGAACAGAAATTTCACGGTATCACCATCGTAACAAATGTGTAAGTCATCCCagtatgtataattcaaaaCATAGTCGGGCCCCAGTAACCCAGTGTCGTGGACATGTAAAACTGCTCCTTTCGGCATCTTCTGTATGATTTTGTATAACGGCGTTTTCTTGACAGCATCCTTGTATTCAAAAAAGTGTTTAGAACAGTGAAACAGCTGAGGATTATTAAATCCGTTATCCAATTCGTGTAGTTTGAGGGACATAATAGTTTCATTAGCAACTTGTTCACTATCACTTAAAACAATGTCACTTCCTACCATCATTttaagttctttatttaaaagataGTTTCTTTCATCTTGCACTGTTTGAACTTTATTTGAAATCACTGCAGGTATGAATAGTAAACAACCGATAAGTGGCCACATGGTAGGTAAATAACGTTAACAACAGTTCATTCAACTTTATAAGAACGAGATCAAGGTTGCTTTCGCACAGTTCGATACGAAATATGTGTTTGAAGTTTGAAGGTAGCTCACGCGCCTTCGTCGGCTCGGCTCGCACTGCTATCGCGCGTTGATTTTAATCAATACTGTTAACTTATAACTATGccaatataatataggtactgtGAGATAACAACTGATAAAATACCAATTGTATTTGTGACCTTTTAATCCCTTTTTTCTGAAGAATGGGCTAACGTAACATTGTTGTTTTTATATTCAATAGTTCACTATTAGATGTATTAATCGAGGGCAAATTGCATAAAAAAACGCTTGGCAACTAGATTATATTTGCATAGGCAAACACTAGCCAAAATCGTAAAAACTTAAAGTTGGCTCAATTGAAAgcaaatcacgaaaacatgtgtAATTTTTATATGCATATATTTTCATTTGTAACATCGTTACCAtagcaatataattttagtattaaataacTAGTGTTAAGTTAGGTATCTAACCAGAAAATTTTACTTGTAAGAGTAAATGAGATACAAGGTGAGAACCCACTAGATGGCCATATTATCCGTCGCAATCTTCTGTTCGCTTCTAATTTCCAAGCTGTACACCTCTTAAATGGGTAATCTATTTCTGTTACCAGGTGTTATGCtgtcgtaaaaaaatataaattatatggcAATGCATTTATCAATTTTTGTTGTCACCGTAATGTTTTTACGACGGGTGATGGGATTTACGATGTTATCGTTAAAAACGTGAATATCTTACCTCTAAAGCGataatattatctttatttaatttagtataaTTTTTGATAGTATCATAGATATACATGACATGTCTATACAACACAGTAAAGTGACCAGTAATACCGTGATAATGATAAGGTTCAATGGGTATTTTTTGATGTACCTATTCGGTACTTTCGGTAGGTACTCTAGTCAAAAAAATAATCTTGAATCAAGGCTCAAAAACCGGTTTATGAAATACCGGTAAAAACCGGCTAATTttggttttcctccgaacttttataagaacgcgaacgttttaagaaatttattgtaacctaaaaaacggTTTATTTGACGGGCGACGtaacggccggccggcctggtgggtTTCCACGTAAACATAGGTACCGACATAATCAGAAACCggttttattgctctaaaccggttaatttgacaagaactggttttcgagcgaaaccgaaattaaaaggttttgcaccaagtacatgataatggtTTGGAAATtgaaccggtttccgagccttgtctTGAATAATAGTGGGTAACATACTTCTTTATCTTGAAATTTATTGATATGAAGACTAAGCATGTCAAGTAACCTCTGACGCACATCGCAGTGACCTCTAGAGTAATTTATCTACAGTATACTATTATCGATAACGACTACaggatgttttgttttttttttttattattatgctgCCCTTTCACAGATGCATGAAACGAAACATGTGAGTATCTACAAGTTATTCTCAAGAAATTGACATCTACAGGTTAAAgttaacaacattttttttttttacttttaaaatttaaaaatattttttactattttaagtACCCTAAATTTCTGAAAGGGAAcggaattttaataaaaatgaagaAGTTATGGCGAGTCTAAGTTTTTGGTAGACCAAAAACATTACGAAAACAGACGTTGTAACTTGTAATTTAGCGGAGAGTAGAAGACAACCAATGCTTATTTTTGGTAACGCTACTCATATCCGCCTCAGTGAATAGACAGTAGGCCACGGTGGCCCCAaaaccgccttttcatacaaacgtagtcctcattttcttctccggatattaacattattaaaaatattttttcacattttgctGTATATCAACCGCAGCTATGAACGAAAAAAAACAAAGGGGTAAGTATGTTTGATTTTTatagaatttttaataattataaaagttaCCTGGagcatttcaaaatttgtatggaatctGTTATTCGCTACTAATTtgtacataattaaaataatctaaaaacgTCAAACATacatagctatagttaatatacatcaacatatatataaaaaaaagaagcgGCCGTGGCCTAAACCTCTTAATCTTTTCGATCTGCTGATCGACTTAAAACAACCGACTgcataattttaacaatattatatcTGTCATTTGCATTTTGGCCGTGGTTTCTTAGTGCGCaaatttacttacctattttagAGGCAATAATTTCTCAATTTGACTGCAGGTGCCGAAAAATACAAGAAGGAACTTTTTTGAAGAAGTTTGCTGTCCATCTGCAGATGTCTTCTGGTTAGTAATTAGCAAGATTTTGAATCACGCAGGTATAATACAGTATGCAACAGAACAAAAGACAAAGAAAGAGACCCATTATTGTTTAggccatactgagcaacttttactatgagcaaccctgaaatcacgaaaaaaaattgtctctttcatacattttgctggtctgatgcTTCAACATTCAGGTTCAAGGTTCAGGAAATTTCAATTTcttatgggagagtaatttttttgcgatttcggggttggtcccatagtaaaagttgctcagtatgacctaaacatttaatgggtctctttctttgcctttTGTTCTGTTTTTAACTGGAACAATATCTAGACGGAGAAAATACCTACTATTAAAAGCTAGAGGTAAACAGTCTTAGAAATTTGTATTCCGTTGCGAAAACACAAAGCttgtgaaatatttatttataaatgaaaaaGTCCCTTTAGAGCGaatgctttaaattaaaaagctataCAACTAAGAAATCACATGAAAAAGAAACTAAATCCGGGCTTTTGTGCTCCTACATAGTACCTAAACGTTCCTCAAAACACTTAGTCTTGGTGTAAATTACAACCGCGGTGAGCTCAAAAGGGTTCACTTTCAAAGCATTgaagaaacttaaaaaaaaaagaaatgcaaaGAACTCCGCCATGCTGATTTTATGCAAAGGGTTGGGGTATAGGACAAGTGGCACTTCGTACCGCCCCGCTCGTAGGTattcgttaaaaaaaaaatatggctgCACAGGGCGTCATATGAATTTCGAGATGAGTACAGTGTCATCTGCACTTTAATCTTCTGATTACTGTCTCGTGTAATAATGTCAAGTGCTGTGTGTTTACTGTATAAATACCTGTACCTGCATTAAGATGGATTAGAAGATTTTTACCTTTTGAAGTGGCAAAGATAAAGacagtttattttccaagtaggcatattacaatgcgcttatgaacgtcaaataaagctaagcATATCAAATGCTTAGATCTGTAGCGGTTATTGATAAAGCCTGGATAAGTAGGTATTACTCATCATTCTAGTTGAAATTGCAAGACGTACATATTTATAGTTAATACATgctgtatagatcgtgtcattcatgaagacgcgtgccttcactcgtaatgtcatgttattaaaggttagatttgataaatccgcgcgtcatcgtggataacgCGAACTATATGCGTTATAGTATtctatatttatgaatatactaATTGCCTATAAAGAGTAGTCAGACCACCTAGGCAAACAAATAAGCATACACTTATTTTAAAACTGCATAAGGTTAATAAAGTAAATTGACAAAATTCA
Proteins encoded:
- the LOC133528909 gene encoding adenosine deaminase 2-like → MWPLIGCLLFIPAVISNKVQTVQDERNYLLNKELKMMVGSDIVLSDSEQVANETIMSLKLHELDNGFNNPQLFHCSKHFFEYKDAVKKTPLYKIIQKMPKGAVLHVHDTGLLGPDYVLNYTYWDDLHICYDGDTVKFLFSRDTPTSPCGNQWQLLKNIRYSSGNVEKFDANLRKHFTIVIDKPLEVYTDINKVWSKFQNYFISTSGLMYYKPLWERYFYDTLKAFREDNVMYIEMRSVLPELYDLDGNTYDAVATAEIYKKVLDEFVRDYPDFFGVRLIYAPLKMGNSDTVKKYIRTAKIIKKKLPGFFAGFDLVGQEDTAPSLINYLPELLDAADELDYFLHAGETNWQGLSDENIFDALVLNTKRIGHGYAIAKHPLLKEEVKKRGIALEVNVVSNHVLKLVEDVRNHPLATFLAEGMPVVLSSDDPGVWEADPMSHDFYLTFLGVASRRADLRLLKKLALNSLYYSTYPDKEKIVFEFEKRWTKFIGNGEFLQAVGS